Genomic segment of Arachis hypogaea cultivar Tifrunner chromosome 16, arahy.Tifrunner.gnm2.J5K5, whole genome shotgun sequence:
tacaaaataacttaaataaaaaattattataagataAGTTAATTTTCTACAATTTTGTTAGAACCAAAATATCGAATGTAAAATTTTTCTTgagaattatttataattttctgtAATTTGATTAAAAAGGCTAGAGACAATactttaagtaaaataaaaaatttatcatatCAATTTAAAtggaagataaatataaaaaaattgttaatgatctgatatttttcttaaataaatgaaAATTGCAGCATCTCCCAGGAATTATATCCTGTCTGGATGTCTTCTCTGAGTAAAACCTCTTTCGGCAAGTCCTCAATATCCAAACCCAAGCTCTAACCTCTATTCTCTACTTCCAAGACACTGATTTAAGCATCAGGATCCGGTTTTAAGAGCAAACCCACCTGTAAAAATCAGTTCTTTCTTCCCATGAATTCTGTTTCTGTAGGTTCCTTCCACCCCATAACCCCACCACTATGCAAATTCCACCAAAACCTTCAATTGAAGCACCAACATGTTTATCTCTGTGGCAGTGCTTTCAAATTTTCATCAAATTCCCTAAAATCAAAACCCATTAAGCCTATTTCGACTTTGCTGCAAGCCACTGAGTCAGACACAGATGCCCAAGTTTCAATCCCTGAGGGTTCTGCATCCGTTGTTTACATTGAAGAAGTTGTTGAAAAGGACTGGTCTATACTTGATTCTGTTGAGTCAAATTCTAATGTAGAATTCAAGAGAAGCATTGAACGAATTGTATCTGCTGGGAATGTTGAAGAGGGTTCAAGGGTCTTAGTCTTAACTGGGTCTGAAGAGTTTGTGGATACATTGGTGGGTTTGTGTAAGTCTCTTTTTGTGGTGCACGATTCACTTCTGATATTGGCTCTTATTAAAGAGAAATATGATAAGGTTAAGTGTTGGCAAGGAGAGATTGTGTATGTTCCAGAGAAATGGGCTCCTCTTGATGTtgtttttctctattttcttcctGCTTTGCCCTTCAAACTTGATGAGATTTTGGGGTCTTTGGCTAAGAAATGTTCACCTGGTAAGTTTTTCTCTTGTGATTGAAGTTTGTTCTTTTCCTTGTTACTTTGCATTTCTCTGCAAATTGTGTATTTGAAAATGGACTTGATTTTTATGCACCATGTTTTACACACATTTCTTAAAATTCATTCAAAAGAATCCATTTATCTGGATGACGAAAAGTTTGATAGTGTCAAAATTGGTTAAAAGAAGGATGATAGTGTGGATATAGTTTGGTTATTAATGATGTATTATGAGGTAGAAATTAAAACGGTTTGCAATTTTAATTGTAACATCTACACTTCTTCACACATCTTGTCTTTCATCAAGCTTTTAATAATTTTTGCCCCATTAAACGAAATTGCTCTGGAGAGAATGCTATTTGCATTCCAAGATTTCTACACCTATTACCAAAGCCTAGCTCTTAATTTGCTTGAACTGAAGTTTGAATAAGAGGATAGATTAAAAATGTCAAATTTCTAATACTCCTTAGGTACTACACTTTGGTATAGAAGCTAAAATTTTCAAGTGTATTAGAACAGTGCACCAAACATAGTAGCAAACTTGATAGATTTTCTTATTGCACATATATTTTAGCTCAATTGTTGTTCCCTCTTTTGAAACTTAGGTCAGAGCTCTGGATACTTATTCTTTCTGTAATTTTGCATCTGACCTGTAGGTGGACGGGTGATTATCAGTCATCCGCAAGGGAGACTAGTGTTAGAACAGCAACGAAAGCAGTATCCGGAAGTTGTAGTTTCAGACCTACCTGATAGGACAAGTTTACAAATTGTTGCAGATGCTCATTCTTTTGATTTGGCTGAATTTGTAGATGAACCTGGCTTTTATTTGGCTGTTCTAATTGCCCAGGAGCTTAAAAACTAGAGTAGAGATTCATAGCAGTAGACAATTTAGTTGGACTTTCTTTTTTATGGTTTTTGGCTTTATGATTGTTACCTTTAAATTTTTGGATGAAAAGTGAGACTATAAATCAATTCAATGTTGCTGGTACAAGaggcttctctttcttttctaaaatacATTGTCCATAATTTTGGAATTGTATACTTATATATTTGTGCTTGTAAGTAACTTTGGTTTAGCACCTGCCCACTGCTGCATATACTTGTACATTGTCCGCCGGCGCCATTACCACTTCCGTGTCCGTTGCAGTAGAGAGCTTCTGGATCGAGCCACCTATCTTATCAACATGTTTTCAGATCTGTCTCTCTATACTGTCGTTGCTGTCACTGTTGCCACCGCAGTTTCCGCCGCCGTTGTCGCCACAGTTTTTGACGTCGATGCCGCCGTAGTTGAAGTGGTACAACGCATTTTCAAATCTGTTCACTCCCGAGCTTCTTCTTCAACGCCGCTTTCTCTCACTCCAATTTCTTCTTTGAACTGCCGCtggtactttttctttttcttccctaTTAATTTGCTGATATTTCTTCTTtgttaacaataaattttttctCTGACTCTTTCATGAAGTAGCTAGCTCTCTGTGCCTCTCACTCCACGCACTCAAAAATCTAAACACtcttcaattcattcattcactAACTCGCATTCCGCACATGAATTCTCTACTTCTTGGTTCTTTTCCTAATAAAGCTTCGCTAGTTACCCCTAGTATGCTATGCTATTTGTAATGTTGTTTTGTAACTAAAAATGACAATGGAATCTGCAAATGTGATGTATTCGAATCTagtatttttttctattcttcttcgtttttcTTTTCCAGTAATTGGAGGATGAAAAATTGATTGATTTACTGTGAAGTGTGTACATAAATAGTTTTTGCtactctttctttaatttttttctttctttttaattaatttttcaggTGGAAGTTGTTGGAGGAGTAAGAATTGGAATTGTTTGACTAGTATGTTCAATatctcatatttattatttttttgtttcagtAAACTTGATAAACatgaatggaaaaagaaaaatggaaccATTTATGAATATATAAATCTTCAGTTGTCATGATTTAATGACTATTAGCAGTTTAGCAATGCTCTTTTTAAGTTTACTTGGGGTATGCCGCTCTGGCTATGATAATGATATCAGTTAGTTGAGTAATTGACTCTCTTCACAGGGTCCTAGCTGTTCCCTTTGACAATAATTATGAAATTcttattttaacaataattatgttaaaattcaatttttctgTATGCATTGTTTTCGGCTTCTCGCCTTAGGGTTTTAACGTTACCTGAGCTGTTTATGCAGACAACAAAGATTGTTGCAAACTTGATTGTGATGGGAGGGAGCATCTTGGCAAGAGCAGTTGTTTAGGCATATCGCCAAGCACTTACTAGTATGTTTTATAAGTTCGTGATTGATAGATTTGTCACTTGTGTGAACAGCATATCTGCATTTAGTTTACCATTCAATTCCTGTAATCCTGTGATTTTGTCATattctttatttataaatattgttGGTTCCCCTTATATTTACCATATGCTAATATTGCTCAATTATCACCCAGCAgagaaattattttatcattcaattgttACTCATTCAGTTTCTAACTAGCATTTAAGGGGTACTGATTGGTGTGGGATGATTTATAGCTGTGATACCTCCCCTATGAGCTTTAGTGGCTATATTGGAGCAGATTTCATATGGGAAGACAGCCGCTAATAATAATAGCAGAGGCAGAGCTTTGTACTGAAGTTGGAATTGTTATCAGAGGTATTGTTATCACTATTACCCTTTTTAATGCTCCTTTTCAATCTTAATTTCGATTCATTGTTATGCTTCCATAATGTATTACCCGTTGTTCAATGGATTTGTGGTCAACTCCtgattttaattcttcttttggCGTCTACTTCACTAATGATATATGATAACTGCTAAGCTGATAACCCTCTTATTTAACTTCATATAACTATTTTCATAAAGCATATGGAGCTGGTTATTCTCTGCCAGCTTTACATACATGCATGTGTACTGTCATCACCAATCATCAATAGTaacattttttgtgattttaaaattcaggataatataaAGAGGCCTAATATTTTCAACAGATTAATACTACTCATTcacatactttttttttctcttcagtTGGATAAAAATATCTGGACATTTCAAAATGCATGATAACATTGGTTAACACTTCAGTAGTACAACTACTTAAAATGCATTGGCTAGCTGCTGAGGTTGTTACTAATGATGGGATTCGCAGACGTTTTAGTTGGGCCAGACAATTTTTTATTCACACTAGCATAGTATAAATACTTCTTATGGTAACATGAGTCATTCTTTTTTTAGTTATAATGATGTGGCGATTGTGGTCTATTCTTTTGTAACAGTTACTTGTATACTCAAAACATGAAGTGCCTGTTTGGTTCATGTCTTCAGCTGGAGAAAATGTGAATTCCCACTCAATTTTACACAAAGATCTTCTCACGTAGATTTTCACCTGTGTCCGGGAAATCATGCTTCTCTATGTCAATTGTAAACCAAAAGTATGTGATTCTAACTTCTTGCCTCTTATGCACCATTTCAGGTTGAGACTACTTTAGAAAATACTTAATGTGtcatttataaatactttttgaCTATTTCTATGCATAAAACcttattttgtatataaaaatatatatacacaataattaGAAACAAATAGTAGAAAATTGACGAGAATTGAATGATCTGCTAACGTAAAATATATACATGTATGTGAATGCAATCCACCAATGCATGGTATTTTATTTAGCTTCTAAATCAGGTATGGACAGGATTTTGGATTTGTATTTACTTTAATTAGCATATATGGAAATCAGTAAAGAATAATCtacatttgcatttgcatgtgtTATCAAATATTTATACAGTCTCGTcatatttctatttatttatgtTCTGCATTTGCATATGTTATCAAATATTTATAGGTATTTTTGTATCTACACAAAATTATTATGTTCTGCTATTTCCCCTCTTTATTAATTATTCTCtttcatttctttatttttattttacaaattaaacTCACTCATggatttaatttctgttttattaGGCATTTGGTTGGGTTTCTTCTGTTTCTGGGATTGAAGTAGGTATTGATTTTTCTTTCACCAGTTTTTTGCTATTgcttttgaacaagcatttgttGAGGTAAGATAATAATtatatcctattttgttttaaatatgttAGAAGTCTATTATAGCTTTGTATTTTATTATGTTAGAAGtcccatatatatttttttagtagtaCACATGTCTAGTAATTGTTTTCCCTACTTGAAGTTTAATTAGCAACAATGGATAAATCTTGGATTGCTAAGTCACGAAACTCAGATGAATATATAGTTGGTCTAGAAAATTTCTTGGTCTTAATTGaagttattatatttatttttaggagCTTTGCATGAAAAATAAGGAAAATCGAAGCAAGCAAACCATTCCTCACACTTGTGGATCTAAATCCAACTCTCGGAGGCGACATGAGATGGTATATATATACAGACACTTGGTACATGTGTGATTTTACTTGCATTATATATGTTAATTGTTTAACCCTTTATTCCTTCCTTTTTAGTACCTGGAAACAGGAAAGAAGCCTAGTAGAAGAATGATGTACATTGAAACACATAAGAGAAAGGATGGGTCTTTTATAAATAACGAGGCATTAACTATAGTGGTAAGTATTTTGTAAACCTTtgctattttatcttattttatttgtttgtgattATGTGTAAATTAGATAAATGCTTTAGATTCTGTGACATAATATACATAGTAAACATCAATTATGTAATGAAGGTAATGAGGCAAAATAGATTTAGGCCAGGGTCTCATATCTCATATCAATTAGGTGGTGCTAAAATAGATTAGGCTAGGGTCTCATATCTCAtatcaattagaaaaaaaaaaaaagaaggtaatGATGCAAATATTTACCCTTTTCCCAATAGCTTTAGTACCACTGAATGCTGAAAGtgagtgaaaaagaaaattagttCATTGACAGtgcaaaatagaaaattaaatattatggGGCGTGGAATGGAACTGCCTTAAGGTACTTGAATTTCTGTCTACACATTTGTTTTAGATAGATAGATAAATTGAATAGTTTCTGGTTTTACTATTTTTAAATAGGAACAAATTGAGCTGAATATGACACAGTCAAATGCACAATATTGAAAGCGAGCTACTACTCTCTTTGATGCTAGGAGATCAGTTGGTAATAGCAACAGACACCCGAGGACAAATATTTCAGACTTTTATGTAATAGATGATATTGAAATATGGAAgttgttgttttattttactttttaaagaaaACCAGTAATAGTTATGTGGAACAATACCAAATGCAATTATATTTGGAATTATTgatattgagaattttttttatatagagttATGTCTTATATCGAGGAATTGTgttataaaagatttaatttttaaattttgatattaaaaaataaatttctaattgGAGAGAATgtaaatgagatgagattaatgaatgttttgaaattaaaaatagagGTAACTACCAAATCGGTACCCGGAAGATTCTGGcgctgacaaaatggtacctgacttttgttattgacaaaatagtccctaaaagattttaaaatttgacaagcgtgtcTCCGACCTCGCCGGAGCAAATCTCCGGCAAGCACAATGCTGACATGGCCACCGTATTTTGGTGACCTGGCAAACCACCTCCCAAACCCTAATTCCTCCTTCTCCAACGCAGACTCCCCCTCCATCTCGCTCCCCATCGCCGCACACCCCCTACCCAACGCAAACCTCTCCCCCTCCCTCCCATCGCAACCccctttcctcttcctcctcatcgCAGCCCCCTAACGCACACTCTCCCTTCCCTTTCCCTCCCATCGCagcccccttctctctctctctcatcgcAGATTATATAAAGGCACAGATAGAAACACAAACACGCACAACAGAATACAATAtcacaattcaaaaagaagaaaaaaattcagtTACAAACCCCCCAAATTTCTTTTCCTTTGATCATACATCCAGATTTACAATGACTAACACACCCACAATAACCGCAAAAAACAGCAGAGGAAGAGAAGGATATCAATTGCTTTAATAAGCAAAACCAAGGAAATCACGATGATAAAATTATAGATGAACATCAAAAGCGTGACCCAAAGGTAAGTGATGAACAAACGCTTGAAGACTTTGGAGATTGCGAAGACGGTGGAGGAAAAGGAGACAACTTTATTGGTGTAGAGGGAAGCAACGGTGAAGACGACGGCGGTGGTGGAGAGGAGAGAGAAGGCGAAGAGGAAGAGAAGGTAGCAGAACTGGATTGTGAGGAGAAGAGTCCATTCATGGTTAGCCTGGGAAGAGTCCTGATAAGGGTTCTGAAACTGAGTAAGGAATGGGTGTGTGAAGAGTGAGTGTGCGAGGATTgcgaatgagagagaaaaaattagggttaggattaTGAGGTAGAACGTCTCTGGTGCTAGATTcattattctttcttcttcttcttcttctcaaattCTCGTTTTGGTTTGTGATTGCTGTGAAGGGATGAGATTTTGAGGTATCAGATTTTTGTTCTTCTTCGTTGCAGAAatgagatgagatgagatgatatgagagggagggagagggaaggggGCTGCGATGTGAGGGAAAGGGAAGGGGGAGTGTGTATTGGGGGCTGCGATGGGGAGGAAGAGGAAAGGGGGGCTGCGATGGGAGGGAGGGATTAGGGTTTCAGGGGTGATTTGCCAGGTCACCAAAATACGGTGGCCATGTCAGCATTGTGCTTGCCGGAGATTTGCTCCGGCGAGCTCGGAgacacgcttgtcaaattttaaaatcttttagggactattttgtcaataacaaaagtcagaTACCATTTTGTCAGCGCCAGAATCTTCCGAGTACCGATTTGGTAGTTAcctcttaaaaataaataaacaattacAGGGTTTGTGAAGGTTTGAAAATATCACAAAGTAGTTTATTTTTGCTAAATTAGAAAATCAATTTGTAGGGGTTTTAAACTGTCACAAAAGTGATTTAAAACTGCCACATCCAATATAAAACTCTCACTAAACACACACAAAACTCCCCACTAAATAGAtcgtggaggtttttaaaaatcCCATTAAACATACACAAAGCCCTCCACAGAATAGATCGTGGGGGTTTTTAGAAACCTTCACAAAAGACTTCGTGGCACTTCAAATTTTAGTAGTTTTAAAAACTCCCAAAATTCATTTGGTGGGGGTTATAAACCTTCACAAATAGGAGAAAAAACttccacaaataaacaaaaatcttgTAGTGTAGAAGGGACACGACCCGCCAGAGAAAGACACAAGAACAGAAATGATGACGCCACTGCGTCTGCTAAGTTGAAAGTAAGTGAAGTTATTTTGTTTTGGCAATTTACTTACAAAAGTATGAATTTAGTTGTTTCATCGTTTACTGTTGGTGTAGTGCAAGTTAACATTCGAAAATCAAGATTCTGCGTCAACAAAAGGTAGTGACGTCCGGCAAACTGAGCATGAGTCGCCGTTCACATATCACACACACCCTGCCTTCCATGTTGTATCTGAGATGCCGTAGGTAATGACTAATGAGTTTACTGTTTGGGTGTTTAGTAATATTTCTTTCCTTTGTGAAGTTCCCTTGTGTTAGTCCAAATGGAGTTAACTTAGATGGAGTTTGTGTTGCTTTGCTTGGGTAGTGTCTCGAATTGGCATTTCGGCCACCAGAGGGAATGCATTTTCAGGGATCAAAGTTTGCTGTGACCGATTACATTTTCTCGAAGAATCCGGATGAACGGTACGTATGTATTCGGCTTGGCTTGGTGAATATGAGTTGTCGCAACAATACACTTGAGTGGTTTTCAGTTATTGGAGCGTGATCATGATTGTTTACCGTTCTTTTGGTAGGGAGATTCTAGTTGCGGATGAGCACGCAACGGGTGATCGGCGTGCACTGTGGAGCCTACGACCGGGACACCAAGTTGTTGACGACGTAAGTAGTAGTTAATATACGTTCTTGTTATATGTTGGTGTGTGGAAAGCCTTTGTATTACTATTGGGTAACCATATTTCCTTCAACAGGCTATCAACATGGTGGCCTCCATGCTCAGCTTCGACAACATGTCTCCTAAGTCGTTCTTGCCAAACCACCTTTGCGGTAAAACTATGTTTCCGTGTCAAAAAAAGTGCGCTAACCGTTTTGTTTTCATGAGAAGCTTTAAGTGAATATGTCATTAGAAAAACGACTTAAAAAACATGTAAGTTAATAATTAGAGACATTTTCTTGTCAAAATGAAAGATAGTGATAACATAATTCACGTTTGATAACTGAAATAATAGTCTGATTatttatggaataaaaataaaaaaccaataaTTTAAGATTCGAAAAAACTATGTtgtcaaaaaattatattatcactATCTTTCGTCTTATCAAAAAATGTTGTCACaactttaattattaaattatacatttttatagGCTCTTTTTTTTAATGACATCTTCATTTAATGCTTCTtaggaaaacaaaaaattttctaACATGATAAGGGTAAatccatttcctttattttggttAACCCAATCCAGTCTTTTTTTTCTTGTCATGCAATCCACTCCTAAGTTACGTACTACAAATAGCCTTTCAATAAAACTAAGTTTTTTGGCTAAGCCCAAACACATTAGTCTTCTAACTCTATGTTACCCGTTTCTGAAATAACCCATCATAATTTTTGCAATAAATTCCTACATACTTACAAAAACACTACTCACTTTAGTTACTGGAAGGATTAAACCaacattataattataaatagatGTGTAAGCAACCGACAAATGCTGCTTTTGTGAGACCCATAAACTGCTGCAAAGCAGAGACTCATTATCCCCTTGCTTTCTCACTCACCGCGTGCGTGTCATCCCTGCACCCTGCACCCTGCACATCTGTCCTCAGCACCTACTGAAGGTAGAAGGCTTCAGCATTGTAGAACTCCCCTTTTCTTTTAGGTATCTAACCAAATCATTATCATCACCCATCCCAAACCGAGTTCGATACAAGCCACGTTCTACCACCAACTATCTCATGGCATCACATTTCACCGATGTTGTCACGCCAGATgttccaaaaatattaaaaatcttttctGCGGAGAATTTGGAGGGAAAATTGCTAACAGGATGCAAGTGACAGGCCTAACTTTAGACAGAAGAATTGGGTAACTTAAAAAGGAGAAATACTTAATCCAAGAGACCAAGACAGAGCGCACTTGATATTCTTGCATCACCCATATCCCACATATCATAGAAGCGCATGTATAAACTACAACCATCTAACAAACGTGGTAGAGGTATCTCTGAGAAAGTTCTCTCCTTTAAGTCAAAGGCAAGTAGGCAACGATAACATTTATCTTAGCATTGTAGTTATAAGCCAACCAATGAATAGCTTCATTGAACAGCGTCCCAGCTTTAGGAATGTAGAGGTGACATTTCTGATAAGGAAAGGGGTGCTTACTATTTTCCAAGAATTTGCTCTCAGAGAGAAAAACCCAATTTGGTTATCAGCGAAAAGTTTCTGTTTGTCAAACTACCAGATAATCACCCGTTGAGGGGTCGTGTCCAAAATCATAGAAATCAGATGAGGAAAAAAGTGCTAGTTTTTTGTGGACACCATTCGATGGGTTCCACAAACAAAGATTTTCAACAGGAACATTTCTCTTAAATAGAAGAACCCTCTGCAGGATCAAACCAAGGTTCCAATTCACGGTGGAGAAAATCCATTTCCATTTTGACACTGGCAGAATCATCGTGAAGCGATGGATCTGAGTCAATGGATAGGGCGTGAAGAGCTTCTGGTGCTATGACCATAACTCTATGGGTGCATGCGGCTTCTAGTTCAAAATGCTTTTTTTCAGAGTGGGGATCGGATATACTATAGTTAAGAGAGAGCCATGACTTAGACACACACTTGAAACGTAATAAGGACTTCACCGGCAACCTCAACAGGATTTCAGGTAACAAATCATCAGGAAGGGGCGACATGCTCACCTATAATTGAGATATGAAAAGCATAAGAAGAGTAGTGCGGTGTGATATATGAAGCAAGATTGTGGTTCCTTGGAAGGTGTTTTAAATGGCTATTACTTAGCTCTTATGAATGCTGAAGAGTTAATTATATGTGCTATAGAGATAGAGACAGGTTATTTTTACACAAACACTGGTATGAAAATATGAAATGGTTATCAAAGGGCATCGCCAACTCGtgttagatttttaattaaacaGAAACTCAGACATGGTTTTTAGTAATTTTGGCCAGGATTTAACTAACATAAATACCAAATTATTTTcaacaaataaatttattaatttatgtatataaattctgataaatatgaatataaactAAATTGACACATATACAAACTCTGATAATATAAGTGCAAACTAAGTATTTTTTATGTGTAAACTTCTATAAATGAGTGTAAATTATTGCTCATTAAGTACTAACCCAAAATAATATTTACTGATCTAATATTACtggtttaatttaaaaactttaacTACCAAGTGAAATATTGGATAACATATACATGGATTTCCTAGTACACTTGGGTGCGTGCCTCCCCTAGCATATGCACATGGTTAcacgtatatatataaatattatgggTATGAGGGTATGCACTGAGTGGTGTGTACACATGTCTGTTACATGCTCGTTTCCAGATAAGTTTACAGAACCTCACCTCAAGAGACCTTAAACGGCTAAAACCAAAGGAAAACTAGTCAATAACAACATATACTTTTGTTGGAGGTTTGTCTTTGCTGTGAAACACAGTGAACTAGTGAAACTAAAAAGATTAGGAGAACATGGATACCCGTATTGAGGTtcggagagagagagaatctgcTTGGGATTCATACATGCCATGCCATTTCTTGGACCAAGTTGTGAAAACCCTCTCCAGATGCCTTGGTCTTGACCCTACAACTACtcaaagtgaagaagaagaagcagcttcTCTTGAAAAAGATGGAAAGTGACACCCATAACGTCACAAGTCTTAAGGAGATCACCAAGACCACCCTTAAGTCTAGGACGAGAAAGCCAAATCCACGGCACTTCTTAAATAATAGAAAACTCTCTAGGCTTAGCTGATTCTATGTATGTGTCCATGATTTTAATCAAGTAATATCTCAAATTTCCTTGTCCTACATTTTGGGTTTGGTTTTCCGTTGTACCTGATATAGAGAAAAAATCTGCCTCTTCCAGGttcaagggtttttttttttaattattacaaaGAAACTCTAATAGAATTATTAAAGTGAGACCAAATGTCAGGATACAACAGTTTCTGAGTATATACTCAGTACTAAACAAAAGAACTCATCAAATACACTTATTCAAGGTTAGAAACAGGGTTTGAGCTTTGATGTTTATTTTCATGCCCCAAAATCAATGTAAATCCTAGTGGCCTTGAATTTGAGATACAGTGTCACTTTTCTTAGAACACAAATCCgatatttaaatttaatgattttcattttgttatttctccttgtaagcttcttcactGGTATTATTGTGTTCTAATACAAGTGCACAACCACATCAATGATCAAATAGCACTTCAACATATCACCAAAAAAGAGATTGCAAAGTCGCTCTTTTTATACTATAGATTCCAGAGCTGAAATGTAAATCTCTAACTAGTTaggggaaaaaaaaaagggggattcagatccaaaagaaaaagactgacacagaaaaacaaaaacagaaacagAGCTTACAAGCTTAGGTTGCTCACCATGATGACGTTCATCTTCTATCTATGATTCTTAACATTATCTACGTCCACCTATATAGCTAAGAGCAAACTTTGAGAATCTTGCAAGTGTGAAGAACATTTTCATGCACGACCCTTGACAACGCCCTCTCTCATGTTTCTTGCCGCTCTGGCCACCCCAGGTCCACCTGAGTCAGCCTCTGCTTTGGGACTCACCATTGCCTGCAAGGAAACTATATCCAGTGAACATCAAGTAAAATTCTTCCACCATCTACAATGCAAAATTGCTAACAATCTAATACAGCCATGATTTAAGGTAGGTAACCTGAAGAGGGAGGAGGAGACATGGTTGCCAAGCGGCGAAGCCTCTGCTCCGCCGAGCGAACAGCGCGTGTGGAGCTTCTAACACCTTGAGTAATCCCCTGTTAGTTGATTATTAATCAGCTTGATTAACTGATTAATAATGACGAAGCATGACATGAAATTGGACTATCATTAACCTGATTAATAATGACGAAGCAGCAGTTAATCAGGCTTAATTAACCAAAATCAACTAATTAACCAACTAACAGGGGCTATAATCAACTAACAGCAACTAATCTAACTAAGCTAATtaatcaaaatcaacaaattaaccaaaattaatcaaacttaataaaaataaaaaggaaaatggaCAAAAACCTGAAAGAACTAGAACAGGGGCTACTGCTTGTTCTGGTTCAGTTTCACGAACTTTGTTGTGCTCCTGGGTGGAAAAACAAAATTTGCACTGCAATCAATTGCAAAATCAGACATGACAACCCAAAATTCCTCTAGAAGAAGAACGAGCAGAGGTAATGGTACTAACGCTGTAACCAGTGGCAAGAAGCACGAGCAAAGGCGAATGGAAAGCCCACACCTGTGACGGCAAATCGGCAAGACGGAGACAGTGAAACCAAAG
This window contains:
- the LOC112754825 gene encoding uncharacterized protein; protein product: MLLYVNCKPKELCMKNKENRSKQTIPHTCGSKSNSRRRHEMYLETGKKPSRRMMYIETHKRKDGSFINNEALTIVEQIELNMTQSNAQY
- the LOC140172860 gene encoding uncharacterized protein; its protein translation is MNSVSVGSFHPITPPLCKFHQNLQLKHQHVYLCGSAFKFSSNSLKSKPIKPISTLLQATESDTDAQVSIPEGSASVVYIEEVVEKDWSILDSVESNSNVEFKRSIERIVSAGNVEEGSRVLVLTGSEEFVDTLVGLCKSLFVVHDSLLILALIKEKYDKVKCWQGEIVYVPEKWAPLDVVFLYFLPALPFKLDEILGSLAKKCSPGGRVIISHPQGRLVLEQQRKQYPEVVVSDLPDRTSLQIVADAHSFDLAEFVDEPGFYLAVLIAQELKN